In Blastopirellula sp. J2-11, a single genomic region encodes these proteins:
- a CDS encoding BBP7 family outer membrane beta-barrel protein: MKPNILILSTALSAVALFSTQVGAQTPYAPGYPPQAAPAYGGPSGYSMMGGGNAMPYGPMGPAPGYAASPVGYQQGAPLDYQDPSMQPIPATDYGDYGPQAAYDQSVLEGSPYAETCQDASCNSCDLPPRVYGSADLLVMWRKNSTLPALLTTSAPADEGVIGAPTTQTLFGGHEQGDALTGVRLTTGLWLDDYQNWSVGGRFLALQREVLGISTTSAQFSTLAYPFFNTNTNMNASFVVALPGAGTNAADDTSVNIRKTNNFYTGDVFVTKHVVTSHANRVDFVTGYSFARIDDALAMNTMYTVRDGGGAIAAGSTVATSDNFLAKNDFNGGQFGLIFDFQDGPFTWRALTKISVGGMHQRMAISGSQTVTEFGVPSTAGQGYYARSSNIGNYQRDVFCYIPEANVDLIYALNGNLDLKVGCTYIYVSDVALAQSGVSGSLNPNGGDPVFQFASDDYWALGATFGLDFHY; this comes from the coding sequence ATGAAGCCCAATATATTGATTCTGTCGACGGCCTTATCCGCCGTCGCGCTATTCTCGACGCAAGTCGGCGCTCAAACGCCGTACGCACCGGGCTATCCGCCACAAGCGGCTCCGGCGTATGGTGGACCAAGCGGATATTCGATGATGGGTGGCGGCAATGCAATGCCGTATGGTCCCATGGGACCTGCGCCTGGCTATGCCGCCTCTCCGGTCGGATACCAGCAAGGCGCTCCGCTTGATTATCAAGACCCGAGCATGCAGCCGATCCCGGCGACCGATTACGGCGACTACGGCCCTCAAGCGGCGTACGACCAAAGCGTTCTCGAAGGTTCGCCGTATGCCGAAACTTGTCAGGATGCATCGTGCAACAGTTGCGACCTGCCTCCTCGCGTCTATGGATCGGCCGACCTATTGGTCATGTGGCGCAAGAACTCGACGCTGCCGGCCTTGTTGACGACGAGTGCTCCCGCAGATGAAGGAGTCATCGGCGCTCCGACCACGCAAACGCTGTTTGGCGGCCACGAACAAGGTGACGCGTTGACCGGCGTGCGACTCACCACAGGGCTTTGGCTCGACGACTATCAAAATTGGTCGGTTGGCGGTCGCTTTCTGGCGCTGCAACGAGAAGTCTTGGGCATCAGCACCACGTCGGCTCAGTTCTCAACGCTCGCCTATCCGTTCTTCAATACCAACACCAACATGAATGCGTCCTTTGTCGTCGCATTGCCGGGGGCGGGTACAAATGCGGCCGACGACACTTCGGTGAACATTCGGAAAACGAACAACTTTTATACCGGCGATGTTTTTGTCACCAAGCATGTTGTTACGAGCCATGCGAATCGCGTTGACTTTGTCACCGGCTATAGCTTCGCTCGGATCGACGATGCGTTGGCGATGAACACAATGTATACGGTCAGAGACGGGGGCGGCGCCATTGCGGCGGGGTCGACGGTGGCTACCTCTGACAATTTCTTAGCCAAGAATGACTTCAACGGCGGTCAGTTCGGCTTGATCTTTGATTTCCAAGACGGTCCGTTCACATGGCGTGCTCTGACCAAGATCAGCGTTGGCGGCATGCATCAACGCATGGCGATCAGCGGCAGCCAAACGGTGACTGAGTTTGGAGTGCCTTCGACAGCCGGCCAGGGGTACTACGCTCGCAGTTCCAATATCGGCAACTATCAACGAGACGTCTTCTGCTATATTCCGGAAGCCAATGTCGACCTGATCTATGCTTTGAACGGCAACTTGGACTTGAAAGTCGGTTGTACTTACATCTATGTCAGCGACGTCGCTTTGGCTCAGAGCGGCGTGTCGGGATCGCTCAACCCGAACGGCGGTGATCCGGTGTTCCAGTTCGCCAGTGACGACTATTGGGCGTTGGGCGCCACGTTCGGTCTTGACTTCCACTACTAA
- a CDS encoding dockerin type I domain-containing protein produces MSNSLRRLLPQFEKLEAREVLTPYMAVSLVATDLSGNQITTVAAGQAFNLQVWVQDLRHIALPPDNYVDPVEGGPTGPYYANPYGVSVAYVDLLYEGSAFDFDALSGPKAGTGSPALSAPRYDAQKTTDGIIEELGTNKASTASGSDAPRVWITVPMVAEDSLGQFEFKVQHPWLNEIFPDTDEGNLASLAFIKSKPSTLYLTGPTPLNPDEIDYSNATITLNVIEPGDPVDIDLRIVKTRTAVNGSGEVGMLPENAAWLDEWDQFYVEIYATAPEGASLRSVTVTIDFTDEFHNVSQIIDANADSTLKFIASQVSYTSTSNSVSAKFSTALNNIGDNNTPALLGRIYFGPDINPGRGVEYDASGDYAEAETTGFVVTGGEASVQYSGSAEPTGVTSGSSAATDIWAVPYDMDDDGAISLIDLTQIIRKIGSPVTPSNNLYGMDFNRNGFVDLVDMSLLIRNIGISKTILSSRIYYSGFPFDDDSAMAMIEGESVNASSPIILEGESVSSEESAISPEVTAKVSDPVSTPTYYPLLLTAPTTNSTSQSQPTSADDELPPEESMTTNVPTTGGDLQTMLILAAAENLASEDSSTDSEVVDEVFADLEIDELHLTM; encoded by the coding sequence ATGTCAAATAGCTTGCGTCGACTACTTCCTCAATTTGAGAAGCTAGAAGCTCGAGAAGTGCTTACCCCCTATATGGCTGTCTCGCTGGTGGCGACCGACTTGTCTGGGAACCAAATCACCACGGTTGCGGCGGGTCAAGCGTTCAATTTGCAAGTTTGGGTCCAGGACCTGCGCCATATTGCGCTACCACCAGATAACTATGTCGATCCGGTGGAAGGGGGCCCCACAGGCCCGTATTATGCGAATCCGTACGGGGTATCCGTCGCTTATGTGGATCTGTTGTACGAAGGGAGTGCGTTTGATTTTGACGCGCTCTCCGGTCCCAAAGCGGGGACCGGATCGCCGGCGTTATCTGCGCCAAGGTACGATGCCCAAAAAACGACCGACGGGATTATTGAAGAGTTGGGCACCAACAAGGCTTCAACGGCGAGTGGGAGCGACGCTCCGCGAGTCTGGATCACGGTCCCCATGGTCGCCGAAGATAGTCTGGGACAATTCGAGTTCAAGGTCCAACATCCGTGGCTCAACGAAATATTCCCCGATACGGATGAAGGAAATTTGGCTTCGCTGGCGTTCATAAAAAGTAAACCGAGCACGTTGTATTTGACCGGTCCCACTCCGCTGAATCCGGACGAAATTGACTATTCGAACGCGACCATCACCCTGAATGTGATTGAACCAGGCGACCCAGTCGATATCGACCTGCGGATCGTAAAAACGAGAACTGCAGTCAACGGTTCCGGCGAAGTCGGAATGTTGCCGGAAAACGCCGCTTGGCTGGATGAGTGGGATCAATTTTACGTTGAGATCTATGCGACGGCCCCCGAGGGCGCTTCTTTAAGGTCGGTCACCGTAACGATCGATTTTACCGATGAATTTCATAACGTCAGCCAAATCATCGACGCGAACGCCGATTCGACGCTGAAATTTATCGCATCGCAAGTTTCTTACACGAGCACCTCGAACAGCGTGTCGGCCAAGTTTAGCACCGCGCTGAACAACATCGGCGACAATAATACGCCAGCGCTGCTGGGACGGATCTATTTTGGCCCTGACATCAATCCAGGTCGCGGCGTCGAATATGACGCGTCGGGCGACTATGCCGAAGCGGAAACGACCGGCTTCGTGGTGACCGGCGGAGAAGCGAGCGTCCAATATAGCGGATCAGCCGAACCGACCGGCGTGACGAGCGGATCGTCCGCCGCAACCGATATTTGGGCCGTTCCTTATGACATGGATGATGATGGAGCGATTTCTTTGATCGATCTGACGCAAATCATTCGTAAGATTGGTTCGCCGGTAACGCCGTCCAACAATTTGTATGGCATGGATTTCAACCGCAATGGATTCGTCGATCTGGTGGACATGTCGTTGCTGATCAGAAATATCGGAATCAGCAAGACGATTCTTTCGTCACGGATTTATTACTCTGGTTTTCCGTTTGATGATGATTCGGCCATGGCGATGATCGAAGGAGAATCGGTCAACGCCAGCAGTCCCATTATCTTGGAAGGCGAGTCCGTTTCGTCGGAAGAGTCGGCGATTTCACCCGAAGTGACAGCGAAGGTCAGTGATCCGGTTTCGACTCCGACCTACTATCCGCTGCTGCTGACGGCGCCGACGACGAACTCGACCAGTCAATCGCAACCAACTTCGGCGGATGACGAATTGCCCCCGGAAGAGTCCATGACGACGAACGTGCCGACAACCGGCGGCGACTTGCAGACGATGCTGATCCTCGCCGCGGCAGAAAACTTGGCGTCGGAAGATTCGTCGACTGACTCCGAGGTGGTCGACGAAGTATTCGCCGATCTGGAAATCGACGAACTGCATTTAACGATGTAG
- a CDS encoding dockerin type I domain-containing protein: protein MTSHRRFRKGRTRRDAKSTLATLRLESLESRINFSGVPLGAAPTDTGEFMLGDVSVTVVFLESMQTGGVDPSSEDWTEAEIDASKAKIDEALQWWVDTLELQNTVHELNFQINYQYADSPVPTRYEPITRAAAEFDKWAGDFLDYVGAERSDDIIQDIRLFNDSRRVAEGTNWAFTIFVADASNDLDGYWKNPGGIAGGFSVAGGAFMAIPNSRPAISIAHETAHQFWAMDEYLGSKGYYEHRGYYDTQNTNALVDRPADAPPVVDSLMLSNMEMQRAYDNHTSSTAMFESIGWKDSDGDGIFDVLDQPLSLKGSGALDADSLEYHFVGQASVGVLPNLNTAGTQQSFNQFLQHDMTINTVAAVQYRIDGGEWRTAETYDEYVADIDIRIELPSSALHVVEIRAIDATGAIVSDVFAGSTTEITATTEIGATGFLFDDQNRNGVFDPGEVGLSGWSVELVDSQNAPVATQIVVEPDNFGAGDQIDDLVPGASFSAFGENIIGAFPNVFSQTNAAATTGSRVFGYYRSTVDSTGHFSEWNAQQQLRVDLDWPVSRVSIDAIGAGAGSIGRLEAYDAQNNLIGRYTTAELAAGQAETMLVETDSPQIAYILVAGQLSTSVRLDNFVAGQAAAVETDPFGAFALPMDVAGDYQLRITPPDGDAQTYVIAGSAEATFALQPLTGFRFAIKPDSLDWRNPYSGSDINDDGQVDLTDFEVAMAELLAPIYSVADQLDGDHQSPAPFLDANGDGVFNVLDAVRVLETIAIAEYSFPSEEEAVLLTGNAADENDSLDEPETSTSDLDASSLHVAASSVTPPDAALPYVTVNSAPPWSASYESTSLDGDWGLGNLSADDQPASQDFVIEGEAVVADGATFSGSPNSVVTDDRILADAADDIFLAMFNGDEEEEIGELDPFFAPWGLLD from the coding sequence ATGACTTCTCATCGCCGATTTCGGAAAGGTCGCACACGTCGCGACGCGAAATCGACGTTGGCCACGCTTCGGCTCGAATCGTTGGAGTCGCGCATCAATTTCTCAGGCGTTCCACTCGGCGCCGCTCCGACCGATACCGGCGAATTCATGCTGGGGGACGTTTCGGTCACCGTCGTCTTTCTCGAGTCGATGCAAACCGGCGGCGTTGATCCTAGTTCGGAAGACTGGACGGAAGCGGAGATCGATGCGAGCAAAGCGAAAATCGACGAAGCGCTGCAGTGGTGGGTCGATACTCTGGAGCTGCAAAACACCGTCCACGAACTGAACTTTCAGATCAACTACCAGTACGCGGATAGCCCGGTTCCGACTCGCTACGAGCCAATCACTCGAGCTGCCGCCGAATTCGACAAGTGGGCTGGCGATTTTCTCGATTATGTCGGCGCCGAGCGGTCGGACGACATTATCCAAGACATCCGGCTGTTCAATGACTCGCGGCGCGTCGCGGAAGGAACCAACTGGGCCTTCACGATCTTTGTCGCCGACGCTTCCAACGACTTGGATGGGTATTGGAAAAACCCGGGAGGCATCGCCGGCGGGTTCTCCGTAGCCGGTGGCGCCTTTATGGCGATTCCCAATAGTCGCCCTGCGATTTCCATCGCGCATGAGACGGCTCACCAGTTCTGGGCCATGGACGAGTATTTAGGCTCGAAAGGTTACTACGAGCATCGCGGCTACTACGATACGCAAAATACGAATGCGCTAGTCGACCGTCCTGCGGATGCGCCGCCGGTTGTCGACAGCTTGATGCTGTCGAACATGGAGATGCAACGCGCCTACGACAATCACACCAGTTCGACGGCGATGTTTGAGTCAATCGGCTGGAAAGATTCGGACGGCGACGGCATTTTCGACGTTCTCGATCAACCCCTTTCGCTGAAGGGAAGCGGCGCGCTGGACGCCGACTCGCTGGAATATCATTTTGTCGGACAAGCGTCGGTCGGCGTTTTGCCAAATTTGAATACCGCGGGGACGCAGCAATCGTTCAATCAATTTTTGCAGCATGACATGACCATCAATACGGTCGCTGCCGTGCAGTACCGAATTGATGGAGGCGAATGGCGAACGGCGGAGACGTATGACGAGTACGTCGCGGATATTGATATTAGGATTGAACTGCCCAGTTCGGCGCTTCACGTGGTTGAAATTCGTGCGATCGACGCGACTGGGGCAATCGTTTCCGATGTCTTCGCCGGATCGACGACCGAGATTACGGCGACCACCGAAATTGGTGCGACAGGGTTTCTGTTTGACGATCAAAATCGAAACGGCGTCTTTGATCCGGGCGAAGTTGGACTCTCCGGTTGGTCCGTTGAACTGGTCGATTCCCAAAACGCGCCGGTCGCGACGCAAATCGTGGTGGAGCCAGACAACTTTGGCGCCGGCGATCAGATTGACGATCTTGTCCCCGGCGCCTCTTTCTCGGCGTTTGGCGAAAACATCATTGGCGCGTTTCCCAACGTCTTTTCGCAGACCAACGCCGCCGCAACCACCGGCTCCAGAGTCTTTGGTTACTATCGTTCGACCGTCGATTCGACCGGGCACTTCTCGGAGTGGAACGCGCAGCAACAACTGCGAGTTGACTTGGATTGGCCCGTAAGCCGCGTCTCGATTGACGCAATTGGAGCCGGCGCCGGCAGTATCGGGCGTCTGGAAGCGTATGACGCACAAAACAATTTGATTGGTCGGTACACGACCGCGGAATTAGCGGCCGGACAAGCGGAAACGATGCTTGTAGAAACCGATTCGCCGCAGATCGCCTATATCCTTGTCGCCGGCCAGCTTAGCACCAGCGTTCGGCTTGACAATTTTGTCGCCGGCCAGGCCGCTGCGGTCGAGACCGATCCGTTTGGCGCCTTCGCACTGCCGATGGATGTCGCAGGCGACTATCAGTTGCGCATTACGCCTCCTGACGGGGACGCTCAGACCTACGTTATCGCTGGCTCGGCAGAAGCGACATTCGCGCTTCAGCCGCTGACCGGTTTTCGCTTCGCGATCAAACCCGATTCATTGGATTGGCGGAATCCCTACTCTGGTTCCGACATCAATGACGATGGCCAAGTCGATTTGACCGACTTTGAAGTGGCGATGGCGGAATTGTTGGCTCCAATCTATTCCGTAGCAGATCAGCTTGATGGGGATCACCAATCCCCGGCCCCGTTTTTGGACGCCAATGGGGATGGCGTCTTTAATGTTCTGGATGCGGTGCGCGTGTTAGAAACCATCGCCATCGCTGAGTATTCGTTTCCGTCCGAAGAAGAAGCTGTCTTGCTGACCGGGAACGCCGCCGATGAGAACGACAGTCTGGACGAGCCGGAAACGAGCACGTCGGATCTTGACGCTTCTTCACTCCATGTCGCCGCATCCTCTGTCACGCCGCCAGATGCCGCTTTGCCATATGTCACCGTGAATAGCGCGCCGCCTTGGTCGGCCTCTTATGAATCGACGTCCCTTGACGGCGACTGGGGACTGGGCAATTTGTCGGCTGATGACCAACCTGCTTCGCAGGATTTCGTCATCGAGGGAGAAGCGGTCGTTGCGGATGGCGCAACCTTCAGCGGTTCGCCCAACTCTGTGGTCACGGATGATCGTATCTTGGCGGATGCGGCTGACGATATCTTCCTGGCGATGTTCAACGGCGACGAAGAAGAGGAGATTGGTGAACTCGATCCTTTCTTTGCTCCCTGGGGATTACTGGATTAG
- a CDS encoding dockerin type I domain-containing protein has translation MEALEPRAMLAADLNAWHNPNMGLDVNDDQLVNDADLEIMLSQLEQGSRSFLQTSQAAGGLEGEQVLFLDVNNDGVFNPLDVARMLESLIEAEDADNSYSAAFNFEIKQGGMTIGKTSTGFDINDEPDPGMPVVIDVDQNVFTLIVTVRNTSAITGGNLATPDITGAYLDIGFDPLIVEADAPGTLGQYFNEGSVGTTVTGAGRIENAGGSSFTPDGAAQPGGWTVDQVLFTIDFMPTTTGTFTLEGLFANATVDNNNPDTKDVNQSAIVFQDLVDPDSGPLDVVNIAFPMITITVNAVNGANNDVVGASADLVDEIAADDPRVIDIDGEKYLVIDVKANDLDFNGNPLVLGAGVDLTLSANYGLDSLTTIADLESRVMVRTLADTPMPAIAGLSDQYIVYRLPTNFAGTEVFEYTLTDVNDSNNTNTATVTVKISPTVEAVDDLENGTPFATVLPGEMVTLDVLANDYIITDSGRVVAADQITITAISGTAETENRLAISADNKSLEYTGAALPGIESFTYTVLYTDDENVEHTDTATVTIRVPFNSLIAGGFYFDVNNDGVWNDNAGNSASPEQFIGGIEVGLYQNGVLVGTTFSSQADGSFSFAGIDAGAYSVKITPPKFVHPYGTGRGGVLPPNVSVMGDGSIMISNISITPSNLTPAAIGLGFVGRQAAYRGPNDSISGVGENSILFAVSKQPNNQGKLEWYSPDQGWDELISVEGFAFNSATKTGQAFLRIDHDNNTDTDPVVAGITFSLYDPNFLLIADTSDAVIFRLIGDIETIVDRLSNVDIAFEDF, from the coding sequence ATGGAAGCTCTGGAGCCCCGCGCGATGCTGGCGGCTGATCTAAACGCCTGGCATAACCCCAACATGGGGCTCGATGTAAACGACGATCAACTTGTTAACGACGCCGACCTCGAGATCATGCTGTCGCAGCTAGAGCAGGGGAGCCGCTCCTTTCTACAAACCTCTCAAGCCGCAGGCGGACTCGAAGGTGAGCAGGTTCTGTTTCTCGATGTGAATAACGACGGAGTCTTCAATCCTCTCGACGTCGCCAGGATGTTAGAGTCCCTGATCGAAGCGGAAGACGCCGACAACTCCTATTCGGCCGCATTTAATTTCGAGATCAAGCAAGGCGGCATGACGATTGGAAAAACCAGCACTGGTTTTGACATAAACGATGAACCGGACCCCGGCATGCCGGTTGTCATCGACGTCGATCAAAACGTCTTCACTTTGATCGTCACCGTTCGCAACACGTCTGCGATCACAGGCGGTAATCTTGCCACGCCAGACATCACCGGCGCCTATCTGGATATCGGATTCGATCCTTTAATCGTCGAAGCGGATGCCCCCGGCACTTTGGGCCAGTACTTCAATGAAGGGAGCGTCGGTACGACAGTCACCGGCGCAGGCCGCATCGAAAACGCCGGCGGATCTTCGTTTACCCCCGACGGCGCTGCGCAACCGGGCGGGTGGACCGTTGACCAGGTTCTCTTTACGATCGATTTTATGCCGACCACGACCGGGACATTCACGCTTGAAGGTCTCTTTGCGAATGCAACCGTCGACAACAACAATCCCGATACGAAAGACGTGAATCAGTCGGCGATCGTATTCCAAGATCTAGTCGACCCAGATTCGGGCCCCTTGGACGTCGTGAACATTGCGTTCCCAATGATCACGATCACCGTCAATGCAGTTAACGGCGCCAACAATGACGTCGTCGGCGCTTCGGCCGATCTGGTTGACGAGATCGCGGCGGATGACCCACGCGTCATCGATATCGATGGCGAGAAATATCTCGTCATCGACGTCAAGGCGAACGACCTTGACTTCAATGGCAATCCGCTCGTGTTGGGCGCCGGCGTTGATCTGACCCTGAGCGCTAATTATGGTCTGGATTCGCTCACCACAATTGCCGATCTTGAGAGTCGCGTAATGGTGAGAACCTTGGCGGACACGCCGATGCCTGCGATTGCTGGCCTTTCCGATCAATACATCGTCTACCGCTTGCCGACCAACTTCGCAGGCACCGAAGTTTTTGAATACACGCTGACCGACGTAAACGACAGCAACAATACGAACACGGCGACGGTGACGGTCAAGATTTCGCCTACCGTGGAAGCGGTGGATGACTTGGAGAATGGGACCCCCTTCGCCACCGTGCTGCCGGGAGAAATGGTGACGCTAGACGTGCTGGCGAACGACTATATCATCACCGATAGCGGTCGGGTCGTCGCAGCGGACCAGATCACGATTACGGCGATCAGCGGCACAGCGGAAACGGAAAATCGCCTGGCGATCTCGGCGGATAACAAATCGCTGGAATATACCGGGGCGGCGCTTCCAGGAATCGAGTCCTTCACCTACACGGTCCTCTATACGGACGACGAAAACGTCGAACACACCGATACCGCGACGGTGACCATCCGCGTGCCGTTCAACAGTTTGATCGCAGGCGGATTCTATTTTGACGTCAACAATGACGGCGTCTGGAACGACAACGCCGGGAACAGCGCCAGCCCCGAGCAATTCATCGGCGGCATTGAAGTCGGCCTGTACCAAAACGGAGTACTTGTCGGCACGACGTTCAGTTCGCAAGCGGACGGTTCCTTTAGTTTCGCCGGAATTGACGCCGGAGCCTATTCGGTCAAGATCACCCCACCCAAATTCGTTCATCCGTACGGCACCGGCCGTGGAGGAGTTCTTCCGCCCAACGTGTCCGTTATGGGCGATGGATCGATCATGATCTCCAACATCTCGATCACTCCCAGCAATCTCACGCCGGCTGCAATCGGTCTCGGATTTGTGGGTCGCCAGGCTGCGTATCGCGGGCCCAACGATTCGATCTCCGGCGTGGGCGAAAACTCCATCTTGTTCGCCGTCTCCAAGCAGCCGAACAATCAGGGCAAACTCGAATGGTACTCGCCTGATCAAGGTTGGGACGAACTTATTTCGGTCGAAGGCTTCGCGTTCAATTCCGCGACCAAAACAGGCCAGGCATTCTTGCGTATCGACCACGACAACAACACGGACACCGATCCGGTAGTTGCTGGAATTACTTTCTCGCTCTACGATCCGAACTTCCTGTTGATCGCTGATACGAGCGATGCGGTTATTTTCCGACTGATCGGCGACATCGAAACGATCGTCGACCGCTTGTCGAATGTGGACATCGCATTCGAGGATTTCTAG
- a CDS encoding preprotein translocase subunit SecA has translation MSTQIAESRTFKADPVSHAYSWVTGRGLGRFIAELPKIERFEEQFKTKSDRELRKYSLGLRHRAKSGESLARLLPEAFALVREAGRRTIHMRHYDVQLIGGMIMFNGAIAEMETGEGKTLTATLPMYLYALPGNGAHLATVNDYLAKRDAEIMAPLYEMLGMSIGVVEGQMPSDARRKAYACDITYGTSKEFGFDFLRDRLLIRQTREQGLGVLGTLMSKEEEQNELPVQRGAYYCLVDEADSVLIDDARTPLIISSIPGEAEERAVACYRWAADMAKEFAEDDEYEYDHDRKSVELTIEGRLLVRRLTKPPELDPVGLVDLYDYIERAIKVARDFHFNQHYVINDGEIVIVDESTGRLAEGRKWSGGIHQAIEAKEEIEVTVATGQAARITVQDMFIRYPHLGGMTGTASTSAAEFKKIYKINVIRCPTNRKVQRKLWSDRVFGTEEAKWEAIIEEIRELHAIGRPILIGTRTIEKSEHLAKLLEAEGIAHEVLNARHVAIEAEIVARAGAPGKVTVATNMAGRGTDIKLSQEIKDLGGLHVICTELHDSARIDRQLVGRCGRQGDPGSVRQYMSLDDDCLRIGYGPIRAKKLAAIGEKATSELNSYASLFRKAQRKIERKHFGDRKVLLYHEKMRKKMHREMGQDPYLDSPD, from the coding sequence ATGTCGACGCAAATCGCCGAATCACGCACTTTCAAAGCCGATCCTGTCTCCCACGCGTATAGCTGGGTCACTGGACGCGGCCTGGGGCGTTTTATTGCCGAACTCCCCAAGATCGAGCGTTTTGAGGAACAGTTCAAAACCAAATCGGATCGCGAACTCCGCAAATACAGCCTTGGCCTGCGTCATCGCGCCAAGAGCGGCGAATCGCTAGCTCGCCTCCTTCCGGAGGCTTTCGCCTTGGTTCGCGAGGCAGGTCGACGCACAATTCATATGCGTCACTATGACGTGCAGCTCATCGGCGGCATGATCATGTTCAACGGCGCCATCGCCGAGATGGAGACCGGCGAAGGCAAAACGCTGACGGCGACGCTGCCGATGTATCTGTATGCTTTGCCCGGCAATGGAGCGCACCTAGCCACGGTGAATGACTATCTGGCCAAACGTGACGCCGAGATCATGGCGCCGCTCTACGAAATGCTAGGAATGTCGATCGGCGTTGTGGAAGGCCAAATGCCGTCGGACGCTCGTCGTAAAGCATATGCCTGCGATATCACTTACGGCACCTCGAAAGAATTCGGCTTCGACTTTCTCCGCGATCGATTGCTGATTCGCCAGACTCGCGAGCAAGGGCTCGGCGTCCTCGGTACGCTGATGTCCAAAGAAGAGGAACAAAACGAACTCCCCGTTCAACGCGGTGCGTACTACTGTCTGGTCGACGAAGCCGACAGCGTTTTGATTGATGACGCGCGTACGCCGCTGATCATCAGTTCGATCCCCGGCGAAGCCGAAGAACGTGCGGTCGCCTGCTATCGATGGGCGGCCGACATGGCGAAAGAATTCGCCGAAGACGACGAATACGAATACGATCACGACCGGAAGTCGGTCGAGCTGACCATCGAAGGACGCCTGCTGGTTCGCCGGCTTACCAAACCCCCGGAACTCGATCCAGTCGGTCTTGTCGACCTGTATGACTACATCGAGCGTGCGATCAAGGTTGCCCGCGACTTCCATTTCAATCAGCACTACGTCATTAACGATGGCGAGATCGTGATCGTCGACGAGTCGACCGGACGTCTAGCGGAAGGTCGAAAATGGAGCGGAGGCATCCACCAGGCGATCGAAGCGAAAGAAGAAATCGAAGTAACCGTCGCCACCGGTCAGGCGGCGCGGATCACGGTGCAGGACATGTTCATTCGCTATCCGCATCTGGGTGGAATGACCGGCACCGCGTCGACTTCGGCCGCCGAATTCAAGAAGATTTACAAGATCAACGTCATTCGCTGTCCTACCAACCGTAAGGTGCAGCGAAAACTGTGGTCCGATCGCGTATTTGGCACCGAAGAGGCCAAATGGGAAGCGATCATCGAGGAAATCCGCGAACTCCATGCGATCGGTCGTCCGATCTTGATCGGCACGCGAACCATCGAAAAGAGCGAGCATCTGGCCAAACTATTAGAGGCCGAAGGAATCGCTCACGAAGTCCTCAATGCCCGCCATGTGGCGATTGAGGCCGAAATCGTCGCTCGCGCCGGCGCGCCCGGCAAAGTGACCGTCGCCACCAACATGGCCGGACGCGGTACCGACATTAAACTGTCGCAGGAGATCAAAGACCTCGGCGGTCTGCATGTGATTTGCACCGAGCTGCACGACTCGGCCCGCATCGATCGCCAGTTGGTCGGTCGTTGCGGACGTCAGGGAGATCCTGGTTCGGTCCGTCAATACATGTCGCTCGACGACGATTGTCTGCGAATCGGCTATGGCCCGATCCGCGCGAAAAAGCTAGCGGCGATCGGCGAAAAAGCGACCAGCGAACTCAATAGTTACGCCTCCCTCTTCCGCAAAGCGCAGCGAAAAATCGAACGCAAACACTTCGGCGACCGCAAGGTCCTGCTGTATCACGAAAAGATGCGGAAGAAAATGCACCGCGAAATGGGCCAGGACCCCTACCTAGACTCCCCAGACTAA